From Panicum hallii strain FIL2 chromosome 2, PHallii_v3.1, whole genome shotgun sequence, a single genomic window includes:
- the LOC112883578 gene encoding U-box domain-containing protein 4-like isoform X1 — protein MQSDASTSPRRRSTSCYSDSGDSSCSEPFSECGSDDLSFTPAAAAGIHRLLLSCAAEASEDAISSLMAELESPAPSLDSLRRAAMELRLLAKHNPDNRVRIAKAGGVRPLVKLLSHADPLLQEHGVTALLNLSICDENKATIVEAGAIRPLVQALKSAASPAARENAACALLRLSQLDGAAAAAIGRAGAIPLLVSLLETGGPRGKKDAATALYALCSGARENRQRAVEAGAVRSLLDLMADPESGMVDKAAYVLHSLVGSGEGRAAAVEEGGIPVLVEMVEVGSSRQKEIATLSLLQICEDNVVYRTMVAREGAIPPLVALSQSPSARPKLKTKTNPFPIRQAESLIEMLRQPRSPSLRARPAAVVAAE, from the exons ATGCAGTCGGACGCGTCCacctccccgcggcggcggagcacgaGCTGCTACAGCGACAGCGGCGACTCCTCCTGCTCCGAGCCCTTCAGCGAGTGCGGCAGCGACGACCTCTCCTTcacgcccgcggccgccgcgggcaTCCACCGCCTGCTGCTGTCCTGCGCGGCGGAGGCGTCGGAGGACGCCATCTCGTCCCTCATGGCCGAGCTGGAGTCGCCGGCGCCGTCGCTGGACTCGCTCCGGCGCGCGGCCATGGAGCTCCGGCTGCTGGCCAAGCACAACCCGGACAACCGGGTCCGCATCGCCAAGGCCGGGGGCGTGCGGCCGCTCGTCAAGCTGCTGTCGCACGCGGACCCGCTGCTGCAGGAGCACGGCGTCACGGCGCTGCTCAACCTCTCCATCTGCGACGAGAACAAGGCGACCATCGTCGAGGCCGGCGCGATACGGCCGCTGGTGCAGGCGCTCAAGTCCGCCGCGTCGCCGGCCGCGCGGGAGAACGCCGCGTGCGCGCTGCTCCGGCTCTCCCAGCtcgacggcgccgccgcggccgctatcggccgcgccggcgccaTCCCGTTGCTGGTCTCCCTCCTCGAGACTGGCGGCCCGCGCGGGAAGAAGGACGCTGCCACGGCGCTCTACGCGCTCTGCAGCGGCGCCCGCGAAAACCGGCAGCGCGCCGTCGAGGCCGGCGCGGTGCGGTCCCTGCTCGACCTCATGGCCGACCCGGAGTCTGGCATGGTGGACAAGGCCGCCTACGTCCTCCACTCCCTGGTGGGCTCGGGCgagggccgcgccgccgccgtcgaggaaGGCGGCATCCCCGTGCTCGTCGAGATGGTGGAGGTCGGCAGCTCGCGGCAGAAGGAAATCGCCACGCTCTCCCTGCTACAGATCTGCGAGGACAACGTCGTGTACCGCACCATGGTCGCCCGCGAGGGCGCCATCCCTCCCCTCGTCGCCCTCTCCCAGTCACCCTCCGCCCGCCCCAAGCTCAAAACCAAG ACTAATCCGTTTCCAATCCGTCAGGCGGAGTCGCTGATCGAGATGCTGCGGCAGCCGCGGAGCCCGAGCCTCCGCGCGAGGCCAGCGGCGGTCGTTGCGGCGGAGTGA
- the LOC112883578 gene encoding U-box domain-containing protein 4-like isoform X2: MQSDASTSPRRRSTSCYSDSGDSSCSEPFSECGSDDLSFTPAAAAGIHRLLLSCAAEASEDAISSLMAELESPAPSLDSLRRAAMELRLLAKHNPDNRVRIAKAGGVRPLVKLLSHADPLLQEHGVTALLNLSICDENKATIVEAGAIRPLVQALKSAASPAARENAACALLRLSQLDGAAAAAIGRAGAIPLLVSLLETGGPRGKKDAATALYALCSGARENRQRAVEAGAVRSLLDLMADPESGMVDKAAYVLHSLVGSGEGRAAAVEEGGIPVLVEMVEVGSSRQKEIATLSLLQICEDNVVYRTMVAREGAIPPLVALSQSPSARPKLKTKAESLIEMLRQPRSPSLRARPAAVVAAE, translated from the exons ATGCAGTCGGACGCGTCCacctccccgcggcggcggagcacgaGCTGCTACAGCGACAGCGGCGACTCCTCCTGCTCCGAGCCCTTCAGCGAGTGCGGCAGCGACGACCTCTCCTTcacgcccgcggccgccgcgggcaTCCACCGCCTGCTGCTGTCCTGCGCGGCGGAGGCGTCGGAGGACGCCATCTCGTCCCTCATGGCCGAGCTGGAGTCGCCGGCGCCGTCGCTGGACTCGCTCCGGCGCGCGGCCATGGAGCTCCGGCTGCTGGCCAAGCACAACCCGGACAACCGGGTCCGCATCGCCAAGGCCGGGGGCGTGCGGCCGCTCGTCAAGCTGCTGTCGCACGCGGACCCGCTGCTGCAGGAGCACGGCGTCACGGCGCTGCTCAACCTCTCCATCTGCGACGAGAACAAGGCGACCATCGTCGAGGCCGGCGCGATACGGCCGCTGGTGCAGGCGCTCAAGTCCGCCGCGTCGCCGGCCGCGCGGGAGAACGCCGCGTGCGCGCTGCTCCGGCTCTCCCAGCtcgacggcgccgccgcggccgctatcggccgcgccggcgccaTCCCGTTGCTGGTCTCCCTCCTCGAGACTGGCGGCCCGCGCGGGAAGAAGGACGCTGCCACGGCGCTCTACGCGCTCTGCAGCGGCGCCCGCGAAAACCGGCAGCGCGCCGTCGAGGCCGGCGCGGTGCGGTCCCTGCTCGACCTCATGGCCGACCCGGAGTCTGGCATGGTGGACAAGGCCGCCTACGTCCTCCACTCCCTGGTGGGCTCGGGCgagggccgcgccgccgccgtcgaggaaGGCGGCATCCCCGTGCTCGTCGAGATGGTGGAGGTCGGCAGCTCGCGGCAGAAGGAAATCGCCACGCTCTCCCTGCTACAGATCTGCGAGGACAACGTCGTGTACCGCACCATGGTCGCCCGCGAGGGCGCCATCCCTCCCCTCGTCGCCCTCTCCCAGTCACCCTCCGCCCGCCCCAAGCTCAAAACCAAG GCGGAGTCGCTGATCGAGATGCTGCGGCAGCCGCGGAGCCCGAGCCTCCGCGCGAGGCCAGCGGCGGTCGTTGCGGCGGAGTGA